DNA from Thermoplasma acidophilum DSM 1728:
TGCTTCCTAATTCCGCCCTTACCCTTGATCCGAACTTTGAGAGCTTCTTCCTTGCGATGCTGATCATGTACGGCGATGGATCGATGCAGTCTACAGATATATCAGGGAATGCGGATAATATGAAGTAATCGGCTGTCCCTGTTCCACAGCCCACATCAAGTATGGCGGATGGTTTGAACCTCCCGACATCGTCAACAATGATGGCGTAGAGATCACGCAGAAAATGGTTTGATATCATACCATAGAAGTACGATGAAACCGGTCCGAACTTCTCCTCCCCTTCCTTGTAAAGATCCATGCATGTCCATATCGAATCATATGCATAAGCTTTTTACCGGTTCTTTTATATGGTTATTGCCAGACTTGGCCGGGGGGTTAGGCGTCCCCTGTACCCGAAGTCTAGATGCGGGGGCGACAGCCCGGTGAGACCACCTGGGTTTCTGCCAGGCCCTGCGGAATCAATGATCTCCTGTCCCTCTGGATCGGAGGCCCATGGACACGATCTCAAAGGAGAACGCGCCCATGGCTTGCCAGGGGAACGCGCCAGGCCCGGAAGGGAGCAACGACACCCTGGACTCTCGATGCTGGAGGGGTGCGGGGGTGAGAGGAAACAGGGGGTACCTGACAGGACGCCCAGACCGAACCGGGTGTGTCTGGCTTCTGATCGGCATGAATTCAAAGATAATCCAGGATCCTGTACACGGGCCCATACGAGCTT
Protein-coding regions in this window:
- a CDS encoding class I SAM-dependent methyltransferase, with product MDLYKEGEEKFGPVSSYFYGMISNHFLRDLYAIIVDDVGRFKPSAILDVGCGTGTADYFILSAFPDISVDCIDPSPYMISIARKKLSKFGSRVRAELGSSRSIPFDRRYDFVFTSISFHHWKCREDGLRNMAKYVSDHGVLAVYEYYRPNLRSFHRVAGKHALTMEDVEKLNIEGFTKKYEIRGEMMRIMFQRD